The following are encoded in a window of Urocitellus parryii isolate mUroPar1 chromosome 7, mUroPar1.hap1, whole genome shotgun sequence genomic DNA:
- the LOC113187427 gene encoding dual specificity protein phosphatase 18-like — protein sequence MRFKLFVKKHPVQFRQPTISGLSQITRSLYVSNGVAANNKLLLSSNQVTSVINVSVEVVNTIYEDIQYTQVPVADAPISKLYDFFDPITDHIHSVEMKQGCTLLHCAAGVSRSATLCLTYLMKYHAVSLLDAHTWTKSCRPIIRPNAGFWEQLIHYELQLFGKNTIHMVSSPMGMIPDIYEKDVRLMIPLNAPDDTFYKGKKKKRK from the exons ATGAGGTTCAAGCTTTTTGTTAAGAAG CACCCAGTTCAGTTCCGGCAGCCGACAATCAGCGGCCTCTCACAGATCACCAGAAGCCTGTACGTCAGCAATGGTGTAGCTGCCAACAACAAGCTCTTGCTGTCCAGCAACCAGGTCACTTCAGTCATCAATGTCTCAGTAGAGGTGGTAAATACCATCTATGAGGATATCCAGTATACACAGGTGCCTGTGGCTGACGCACCCATCTCCAAGCTCTATGACTTCTTTGACCCCATTACCGACCACATCCACAGTGTGGAAATGAAGCAGGGCTGTACACTGCTACACTGTGCCGCTGGCGTGAGCCGCTCAGCCACTTTGTGCCTTACCTACCTCATGAAGTACCATGCCGTGTCCCTGCTGGATGCCCACACATGGACCAAGTCATGCCGGCCCATCATCCGACCCAATGCTGGCTTTTGGGAGCAACTCATCCATTATGAGTTACAGCTGTTTGGCAAGAATACTATACACATGGTCAGCTCCCCAATGGGAATGATCCCTGACATCTATGAGAAGGATGTCCGTTTGATGATTCCGCT GAATGCACCAGATGATACCTTTTataagggcaaaaaaaaaaaaagaaagtga